The Pyrus communis chromosome 2, drPyrComm1.1, whole genome shotgun sequence genome includes a window with the following:
- the LOC137725027 gene encoding uncharacterized mitochondrial protein AtMg00810-like, translated as MQQPPGFVDPTRLNYVCKLHKALYGLKQAPRAWFQRLSAFLVHSGFVQSRADSSMFTFHQGSTILIFLLYVDDIVLTGNASSLLQTFIAVLGKEFELKDLGRLHYFLGVEVSHLSSGLRLTQNKYTLDILKRSNMLECKPCPTPVAAKTSLSATSGSPLPDASLYRQIVGSLQYLTLTRPDISFAVQTVAQFMGRPTTDHMDVVKRILRYLKGTLGMGITFTPSAQPFQLAAYSDADWAGCPDTRRSTTGFCVYLGNNLISWCAKKQRTVSRSSAEAEYRVLAFACADTIWILSLLHELRVPVRLPVLMHCDNLSATYMAANPVFHARTKHIALDYHFVRERVASGTHRVQFLPSTLQLADVFTKGLSTARFRSLCSNFVSSPESSLRGDVDKVVSSHKPSYLQSTSRPISRPTYKV; from the coding sequence ATGCAGCAGCCGCCAGGTTTCGTTGATCCCACTCGCCTTAATTATGTGTGTAAATTGCACAAGGCACTctatggtcttaaacaagcACCACGTGCTTGGTTTCAACGCCTCAGTGCTTTCCTTGTCCATTCTGGCTTTGTTCAAAGTAGGGCAGATAGCTCCATGTTCACTTTTCATCAGGGTTctacaattttgatttttcttctctatgttgatgacatagTGTTGACGGGTAATGCTTCTTCTCTACTTCAAACCTTTATTGCAGTTTTGGGTAAGGAGTTTGAACTTAAAGACCTTGGGCGTTTACACTATTTCTTGGGTGTCGAAGTCTCCCATCTATCTTCTGGCCTCCGGTTGACACAAAACAAATATACTCTTGATATTTTGAAACGTAGTAATATGCTTGAGTGTAAACCATGCCCTACTCCAGTTGCTGCCAAGACTTCTTTATCTGCTACCTCAGGTTCACCTCTTCCAGATGCATCCCTTTATAGACAAATTGTGGGCTCACTTCAGTATCTCACGTTAACGCGTCCTGACATCTCCTTTGCGGTGCAAACTGTTGCTCAATTTATGGGACGTCCTACCACTGACCATATGGATGTTGTTAAACGTATCTTGCGATATCTTAAAGGGACTTTGGGCATGGGAATTACGTTCACACCCTCTGCTCAACCATTTCAGCTTGCTGCCTATTCGGATGCGGATTGGGCGGGGTGTCCAGACACCCGCCGTTCTACAACtggtttttgtgtttacttGGGGAATAATTTAATTTCTTGGTGTGCCAAGAAGCAACGGACAGTGTCTCGCTCTAGTGCTGAAGCGGAGTATAGGGTTCTTGCCTTTGCTTGTGCCGATACCATTTGGATCCTCAGTTTACTACATGAACTACGGGTGCCTGTTCGTCTTCCTGTTTTGATGCATTGTGACAACTTAAGTGCAACGTACATGGCTGCTAACCCCGTGTTTCATGCTCGCACTAAGCATATTGCCCTTGACTATCATTTCGTTCGTGAACGAGTTGCTTCTGGTACTCATCGAGTTCAGTTTCTGCCTTCCACATTGCAGCTTGCAGATGTCTTTACGAAGGGGCTGTCTACGGCGCGTTTTCGATCTCTGTGTTCAAACTTTGTCTCCTCCCCGGAGTCAAGTTTGCGGGGGGATGTTGATAAGGTTGTTAGTAgtcataagccgtcctacctacaaagtacaagccgtcctataagtcgtcctacctacaaagtataa